The proteins below are encoded in one region of Ephemeroptericola cinctiostellae:
- a CDS encoding RelA/SpoT family protein: MPPQAPAVSDALPTLEATRTAAHIHYADRRLPSGEPMFDHATGMSDILTRLDVADDMHVSAYLFGWLHGEHTAREREAQLESLGHAWGGEQSHRVSNLYALMHLGERAKVKSSSDKNANPDMLAQIERVRKMLLAMANDIRVVILRLVSRLQTLRYYAKNKVVCPVDVAQETLLLYSPLANRLGVWQIKWELEDLAFRFAEPVTYREISKWLDEKRIEREDFVANSIAALDRALKVQNISAQISGRPKHIYSIFNKMRGKQLQFADLYDIRAFRIIVDDVKDCYGVLGVLHHLWQPIPKEFDDYIARPKPNGYKSLHTVVVGDDGRPIEVQIRTNDMHQFAEYGVAAHWRYKEGGFKNGAVVTTEQSAYDEQIAWVRQLISWQTDLTHTLAGQDKAFKLQDPHIYVLTPDARVIELPRDSTPIDFAYHVHTNLGHLCRGAKVNGQMVPLTTKLHTGQTVNIIAVKQGGPSRDWLREGFTNSPRAKSKVRAWFNAQATVEYIAQGRAVFEKELQRLSKTAVKHDDIAQSLGFAKTEELYLAFGREDMTAHNLEELFKSQAPVEPTKPAADANWVSAQANKGAVGKGGVLVVGLDDLMTQLAKCCKPAPPDEITGFVTRGKGISIHRSGCDNFLNMQHQHPERVLACTWATRAGTRYAVDVLVHAQESVDLMKDITDILAREKILISGLRTVRQGGTDSRCQLSFSLEVENTTQLQKAMSALMQVTGVAQVERS; encoded by the coding sequence ATGCCCCCACAAGCGCCTGCTGTCTCTGACGCACTCCCCACCCTTGAAGCCACACGCACCGCTGCGCACATCCATTATGCAGATCGTCGCTTGCCTTCGGGTGAGCCCATGTTTGACCATGCCACGGGCATGAGTGATATTTTGACCCGTCTGGACGTGGCCGATGACATGCATGTGTCGGCGTATTTGTTTGGTTGGTTGCATGGCGAACACACCGCACGTGAGCGTGAGGCTCAGCTTGAGTCGTTGGGGCATGCATGGGGCGGAGAGCAATCGCATCGCGTCAGCAATTTGTATGCTTTGATGCACCTCGGTGAGCGTGCCAAAGTCAAGAGCAGCAGTGATAAAAATGCCAATCCTGACATGTTGGCACAAATTGAGCGTGTGCGTAAAATGCTGTTGGCCATGGCGAATGACATCCGTGTGGTGATTTTGCGTTTGGTCTCGCGCTTACAAACCTTGCGCTATTACGCTAAAAATAAGGTGGTTTGTCCTGTTGATGTCGCGCAGGAAACTTTACTGCTGTATTCTCCTCTTGCCAATCGTTTGGGGGTGTGGCAAATCAAATGGGAGCTGGAAGATTTGGCTTTCCGTTTTGCCGAACCTGTGACTTACAGAGAGATTTCCAAATGGTTGGATGAAAAACGCATTGAACGCGAAGATTTTGTCGCCAACTCCATTGCGGCTTTGGATCGTGCGCTTAAGGTGCAAAACATCAGTGCCCAGATTTCAGGTCGTCCCAAACACATTTACAGTATTTTTAACAAAATGCGTGGCAAGCAGTTGCAGTTCGCTGATTTATACGACATCCGCGCCTTTCGCATCATTGTCGATGATGTGAAAGATTGCTATGGCGTGTTGGGCGTGTTGCATCATTTGTGGCAGCCAATTCCGAAAGAATTTGACGATTACATTGCCCGCCCAAAACCCAACGGTTATAAATCGCTGCACACAGTTGTCGTGGGCGACGATGGGCGACCGATTGAAGTACAAATTCGCACCAACGACATGCATCAGTTTGCTGAGTACGGTGTGGCCGCACATTGGCGTTATAAAGAAGGCGGCTTTAAAAATGGTGCTGTTGTCACCACAGAACAATCCGCTTACGATGAGCAAATCGCATGGGTGCGCCAACTCATCAGCTGGCAAACGGATTTGACGCACACCTTGGCTGGGCAGGACAAAGCGTTCAAACTGCAAGACCCGCACATTTACGTGCTCACGCCTGACGCACGCGTGATTGAGTTGCCACGTGATTCCACGCCGATTGATTTTGCATATCACGTGCACACCAATCTTGGGCACTTGTGCCGTGGTGCGAAGGTCAATGGTCAAATGGTACCGCTGACCACCAAACTGCACACGGGGCAAACCGTCAACATCATTGCGGTTAAACAAGGCGGCCCTTCGCGTGATTGGTTGCGTGAAGGATTCACTAACAGCCCGCGGGCAAAGAGTAAAGTGCGTGCATGGTTTAACGCACAGGCCACGGTCGAATACATTGCGCAAGGTCGTGCCGTATTTGAAAAAGAATTGCAACGCTTGAGTAAAACAGCAGTCAAACACGACGACATCGCCCAAAGTTTGGGATTTGCCAAAACGGAAGAGCTGTATTTGGCTTTCGGTCGTGAAGACATGACCGCCCATAATTTAGAGGAGCTGTTCAAAAGCCAAGCGCCCGTTGAGCCCACTAAACCTGCGGCAGATGCCAACTGGGTCAGCGCACAGGCCAATAAAGGTGCCGTTGGCAAAGGCGGCGTACTGGTGGTCGGCTTGGATGATTTGATGACCCAGCTTGCCAAATGTTGTAAACCTGCGCCACCCGATGAGATCACGGGTTTTGTCACGCGTGGCAAAGGCATCTCAATTCACCGCAGTGGTTGTGATAATTTCCTCAATATGCAACACCAGCACCCAGAACGTGTGTTGGCCTGCACGTGGGCGACTCGCGCAGGCACGCGCTATGCCGTGGATGTGTTGGTGCATGCCCAAGAATCAGTTGACTTGATGAAGGACATCACCGACATCCTCGCCCGTGAAAAAATCTTGATCAGCGGTTTACGCACCGTTCGTCAGGGCGGCACTGATTCGCGTTGTCAGCTGAGCTTCAGCTTGGAAGTGGAAAACACCACTCAATTGCAAAAAGCCATGTCAGCGTTGATGCAGGTGACGGGTGTGGCGCAAGTTGAACGAAGTTAG
- a CDS encoding NfeD family protein — protein MSSYTWLIVAAVLLATELASGTFYLLMLAIAATAAWFAQLTGTSFLSQALVFLITSAILVTWVYRYRKQKNSTSSPHADDILDAGEIVSVNEWHNGIGHTHYRGSVWQAVLQTPDEHPQAGEYRIVRFEGTRLMVTPL, from the coding sequence ATGTCCAGTTACACATGGCTGATTGTTGCCGCCGTCTTGCTGGCCACCGAGTTGGCATCAGGCACATTTTATTTATTGATGTTGGCCATAGCTGCCACAGCGGCTTGGTTCGCTCAATTGACAGGGACTTCTTTCCTCTCGCAAGCTTTGGTTTTTTTGATCACCTCTGCCATTTTGGTCACATGGGTGTACCGTTATCGGAAACAAAAAAACAGCACATCATCCCCCCATGCCGACGACATACTCGATGCGGGTGAAATCGTCAGCGTGAATGAATGGCACAATGGCATAGGCCACACCCATTATCGAGGCAGTGTGTGGCAAGCGGTGTTACAAACACCCGATGAACATCCGCAAGCGGGTGAATACCGCATTGTGCGCTTTGAAGGCACGCGGCTGATGGTGACTCCGCTTTAA
- a CDS encoding patatin-like phospholipase family protein, whose protein sequence is MTPTPVALAAQDSSNHKALILAGGGMRVAWQAGVLQALHEADVFFSHADGTSGGTINLAMLLSGLTPQQMCERWRSLNPRDFVSLMPIKHYFKGMRIRAMGDADGIVQKVFPHLGIDVDKIRQAQGVVGTFNVCNFTRKINEAIEHPAITLDYLVAGISLPIFMPSVQINGMTYFDSVWIKDANLTEAVKRGANELWLVWCIGNSNQYQDGPFDQYVHMIEVSAAGKLNEELEWVNELNQRIAAGDSPYGQTQPIILHVIKPLNPLPLDPDFYLNRIDAATLIDLGYADAKRYLQSKSSRGVPLTPEATQVLGPTGRGIMFRETMKGFFSMGVDTPETGVQQGKSHHTELTMHAAIHIPDIDAFINDPTHTGLINGHIDFTPFGLSIPSTHGQFRLFSPSGTGGLKYMVYELGFEMSGHTYFLAGKKHVRDGNVFQTWGATTTLYCHLHEGLDATGHIVGAGTLHLGVAELGRLLLTLHARNAPSWGEKFKTIGQFFGFFTRELIDTYIKRHTNKLDTQ, encoded by the coding sequence ATGACCCCCACCCCTGTTGCGTTGGCGGCACAAGACAGCAGCAACCACAAGGCTTTGATTCTCGCAGGCGGTGGCATGCGGGTGGCTTGGCAAGCGGGTGTTTTACAGGCTTTGCATGAAGCGGATGTGTTTTTTTCACACGCCGATGGCACATCGGGGGGGACGATCAATTTAGCCATGTTGTTGTCTGGCCTCACACCTCAACAGATGTGTGAACGTTGGCGCAGTTTGAACCCACGTGATTTTGTCTCGTTGATGCCGATTAAACATTATTTCAAAGGCATGCGCATACGTGCCATGGGTGATGCGGATGGCATCGTGCAAAAAGTGTTCCCGCATTTGGGCATAGATGTCGATAAAATTCGCCAAGCACAAGGGGTTGTTGGCACATTCAATGTGTGCAATTTCACGCGCAAAATCAATGAAGCGATTGAGCACCCCGCCATCACTTTGGATTATTTGGTTGCAGGCATCTCATTACCGATCTTCATGCCATCGGTTCAAATCAATGGCATGACCTACTTTGATTCCGTTTGGATTAAAGATGCCAATTTAACTGAAGCGGTTAAACGGGGTGCCAATGAGCTGTGGTTGGTCTGGTGCATTGGCAATTCCAATCAGTATCAAGATGGTCCTTTTGATCAATACGTGCACATGATTGAAGTCAGTGCGGCGGGTAAACTAAATGAAGAGTTGGAATGGGTCAATGAATTGAATCAGCGCATTGCCGCAGGTGATTCACCTTATGGTCAAACTCAACCCATTATTTTGCATGTGATTAAACCGTTGAACCCATTGCCACTGGATCCAGACTTTTACCTCAATCGCATCGATGCCGCGACTTTGATTGATCTTGGTTACGCCGATGCGAAACGCTATTTACAAAGCAAGTCCAGTCGTGGTGTGCCATTAACCCCCGAAGCCACGCAAGTGCTTGGGCCTACAGGGCGAGGCATCATGTTCAGAGAGACCATGAAAGGGTTTTTCAGCATGGGGGTTGACACCCCTGAAACAGGCGTACAGCAAGGGAAATCCCATCACACTGAATTGACCATGCACGCAGCAATTCACATCCCCGACATCGATGCGTTCATCAATGATCCAACGCACACAGGGCTCATCAATGGGCACATTGATTTCACACCGTTTGGCCTGAGCATACCGTCAACGCATGGGCAGTTCCGCTTATTTTCACCCAGTGGCACAGGGGGGTTAAAGTACATGGTTTATGAACTGGGTTTTGAAATGAGTGGACACACTTATTTTCTCGCAGGTAAAAAGCATGTGCGCGACGGCAATGTGTTCCAAACATGGGGGGCTACCACGACGCTGTACTGCCATTTGCACGAAGGTCTTGATGCAACGGGACACATCGTGGGCGCGGGGACTCTTCATCTGGGTGTTGCCGAATTGGGGCGATTGCTGTTGACCCTGCATGCCCGTAATGCCCCTTCATGGGGTGAAAAATTCAAAACAATTGGACAGTTTTTTGGCTTTTTTACACGTGAGTTGATCGACACTTACATAAAGCGCCACACCAATAAACTCGATACCCAATAA
- a CDS encoding metallophosphoesterase codes for MMQEENKKIKVHVVQHPTVNWMNPFQLIDTGLRAVLGGLFGAYADRREVQAALGANDMLEDDIYLDYRSADELWVDYVADTGDGWHATYSLAWLLAQTELTVENCELPLKRGQLLVMGGDQVYPVASRTAYSERMVGPYQAALPYSNRQAPEILAIPGNHDWYDGLTGFLRLFCQGRWIGGRKTMQNRSYFAVELPHGWWLWGVDIQLESDVDIAQAEYFKYFAKKLTDTDRVILCSPKPTWIEAGDVRLNSKERHEAYLGIQYLEKLITNQGAHVTFMLSGDLHHYAHFHSLSNATHKITAGGGGAFLLGTHELPNELLIDGAAHAVQLDLIQVNPPKSVSRQLRWHNLLFSWHNPAFAVFLATLYSFYAWIWQSSSEFTTKTCSFNVSGCTQTLMENWATLEFVPSNFSNILFKFWSILAHQPTTLGLTALPIVGLILFATGTHNASLPKQMLWGALHGCCHILLAVILLWIIAKINIGWVYPNLNLSSEGVPVQKWLHSLWQIGLFTVQSLLFGFFAGGLLFGLYLIVSNIVARMHADEVFSALHNPNFKNFLRIHITADHLSLYAIKVDKACTRWAISPHVTVLEKRKRWPFIKEWLLEVEEKNETPWFVPDGIEIKAALIEVIRIQNSPESQTSKNEEGDDDEHL; via the coding sequence ATGATGCAAGAGGAGAATAAAAAAATCAAGGTGCACGTCGTTCAACACCCAACGGTGAATTGGATGAACCCATTTCAATTGATTGATACAGGCTTGCGAGCCGTTTTAGGTGGGCTGTTTGGTGCTTACGCTGATCGCCGTGAGGTACAAGCGGCACTTGGTGCAAACGATATGTTGGAAGACGACATTTATTTGGATTATCGTTCAGCGGATGAGTTGTGGGTGGATTACGTTGCAGACACAGGCGATGGTTGGCATGCCACTTACAGCTTGGCATGGCTTTTGGCTCAAACAGAGTTGACCGTTGAAAACTGTGAGCTGCCATTAAAGCGTGGACAGCTTTTGGTCATGGGGGGTGACCAAGTGTATCCCGTGGCCTCACGGACAGCTTACTCTGAGCGCATGGTCGGTCCTTATCAAGCCGCCCTACCGTACTCAAACAGGCAAGCCCCCGAAATACTGGCCATCCCAGGCAACCATGACTGGTACGATGGTTTAACAGGTTTTTTGCGTTTATTTTGTCAAGGTCGTTGGATTGGTGGTCGAAAAACCATGCAAAACCGCAGCTATTTTGCTGTAGAGCTGCCACACGGCTGGTGGCTGTGGGGGGTTGATATTCAGCTTGAATCGGATGTCGACATTGCACAAGCCGAGTATTTCAAATATTTTGCAAAAAAACTGACCGACACCGATCGCGTGATTCTATGCAGTCCTAAACCCACATGGATAGAAGCAGGTGATGTCAGACTCAACAGCAAAGAGCGACATGAGGCTTATTTGGGCATACAGTACCTTGAAAAGCTGATCACCAACCAAGGCGCACACGTGACCTTCATGTTATCGGGTGATTTACACCATTATGCTCATTTTCACAGCCTTTCCAATGCAACCCATAAAATCACAGCAGGCGGCGGCGGTGCATTTTTGTTAGGCACACACGAACTACCCAACGAGCTGTTGATTGATGGTGCAGCACACGCAGTGCAATTGGACTTGATCCAAGTCAATCCACCCAAATCGGTCTCACGACAGCTGCGTTGGCATAACCTGTTGTTCAGCTGGCACAACCCTGCCTTTGCTGTTTTTTTGGCTACCCTGTATTCGTTTTACGCTTGGATTTGGCAAAGTTCAAGTGAGTTCACAACCAAAACATGCAGCTTCAATGTTTCAGGCTGCACACAAACTTTAATGGAAAACTGGGCAACCCTTGAATTCGTCCCCTCCAATTTCAGCAACATATTATTTAAGTTTTGGTCCATTTTGGCACATCAGCCGACAACGCTCGGCCTGACTGCATTGCCCATTGTCGGCCTGATTCTATTTGCAACAGGCACACACAACGCATCATTGCCCAAACAAATGTTATGGGGTGCTCTTCATGGCTGCTGCCACATCTTATTGGCCGTGATATTGCTCTGGATCATTGCCAAAATTAACATTGGTTGGGTATATCCAAATTTAAATTTAAGCAGCGAAGGTGTTCCTGTGCAGAAATGGCTGCACTCCCTGTGGCAAATTGGGCTGTTCACTGTGCAATCGTTGCTCTTTGGATTTTTTGCAGGTGGGCTGTTGTTTGGTTTGTATCTCATCGTGTCCAATATTGTGGCGCGCATGCATGCCGATGAAGTGTTTTCAGCTTTACACAACCCCAATTTTAAAAACTTCTTACGCATCCACATCACAGCCGATCACCTCAGTTTATACGCCATCAAGGTGGATAAAGCCTGCACGCGCTGGGCGATCAGCCCTCATGTCACCGTGCTTGAAAAACGCAAACGCTGGCCATTCATCAAAGAATGGTTACTTGAAGTCGAAGAAAAAAATGAAACGCCGTGGTTCGTTCCTGATGGCATTGAGATTAAGGCCGCATTGATTGAGGTCATTCGCATCCAAAACTCACCTGAAAGTCAAACGAGCAAAAACGAAGAAGGAGACGATGATGAACACCTATGA
- a CDS encoding esterase: MLMRECFPFYASDGFECKLERVRAAHGASPLGPVVLVHGAGVRSKIFEPPVEMTLVRYLAEAGYDVWLENWRASIDLPPSQWTLDQAAVYDHPAAVRKIIDVTGASTIKAVIHCQGSTSFMLSAAAGLLPQVDVIVSNAVSLHPIIPNVSKFKIICCTPLLGCLTPDLNPQWAIQSNTYVQKALVGLVRLTHHECDNDVCKFTSFTYGTGFPVLWRHENLNEATHEWIRHEFASVPISFFKQMSRSVRAGQLMGVSHLNTLPKHIAAQPAKTQARMVFITGDKNVCFLPESQMRTYLFFNEQRRNFHSFHLLAGYGHLDVFIGQRAAVDVFPIILDELNRPTH, encoded by the coding sequence ATGTTGATGAGAGAATGCTTTCCTTTTTACGCCTCAGATGGTTTTGAATGCAAACTGGAGCGCGTCCGTGCTGCACATGGCGCTTCACCACTCGGCCCTGTCGTTTTGGTGCACGGTGCAGGTGTGCGATCCAAAATTTTTGAACCCCCAGTGGAAATGACGCTTGTGCGTTATTTGGCAGAAGCGGGTTACGATGTGTGGTTGGAAAACTGGCGTGCCAGCATTGATCTCCCCCCATCGCAGTGGACGCTTGATCAGGCCGCAGTCTACGATCACCCTGCGGCTGTGAGGAAAATCATTGATGTCACGGGCGCATCCACCATCAAAGCCGTGATTCATTGCCAAGGCTCAACCAGCTTCATGCTCAGTGCTGCGGCGGGCTTGCTGCCACAAGTGGATGTGATTGTCAGCAATGCGGTGTCATTGCATCCCATCATCCCGAATGTTTCTAAATTTAAAATCATCTGTTGCACACCTCTGCTGGGTTGCTTGACACCAGACCTCAATCCGCAATGGGCAATCCAATCAAATACTTATGTACAAAAAGCTTTGGTTGGTTTGGTGCGTTTGACCCATCATGAATGTGACAACGATGTGTGTAAGTTCACGAGTTTCACCTATGGCACAGGTTTTCCTGTGTTGTGGCGGCATGAAAACTTGAATGAAGCCACACATGAGTGGATACGCCACGAATTTGCCAGTGTGCCCATTTCCTTTTTTAAACAAATGAGTCGAAGCGTCCGAGCAGGACAATTGATGGGTGTGAGTCATTTAAACACTTTACCCAAGCACATTGCAGCACAGCCAGCCAAAACACAAGCACGCATGGTGTTTATAACAGGCGATAAAAATGTCTGCTTTTTGCCCGAAAGCCAGATGCGCACTTACCTATTTTTCAATGAGCAACGCCGTAATTTTCACAGTTTTCATCTGTTGGCGGGCTATGGGCATTTGGATGTGTTCATTGGCCAACGTGCTGCGGTGGATGTCTTTCCAATCATTTTAGATGAACTGAATCGCCCAACACATTGA
- a CDS encoding acetoacetate decarboxylase family protein gives MRPNRLKHQAGRHALVDGIAFQLPVSSLRSPALMAAFSIDADKAAALLPGNELHPFRLWHRGLLVITVIDYRETNIGKYIEYSIAIACTHGANPAPRLLPAILMKTFGTGQYVFDLPVSTEISVKGGKGIWGMPKHQANLDFLIGDDWVSSQYDLDGQLAMRIDVATPKKAWLPVNTGAVNYCGFRGMLMASYIYFKGKMGFKMGKNAARLVIGDHPRLAALKNLDISEDALFAGFFPETAGVLDDHFECWFLSADAPPSTAMQGFESVIDLEQKQDWLEPPHRS, from the coding sequence ATGCGCCCCAACCGACTGAAACACCAAGCAGGCCGACATGCATTGGTGGATGGCATCGCTTTCCAATTGCCCGTCAGCTCATTGCGCTCGCCTGCACTCATGGCGGCTTTCAGCATTGACGCCGATAAAGCCGCCGCCCTCTTGCCAGGTAATGAGCTGCATCCATTTCGCTTGTGGCATCGGGGTTTATTGGTGATCACGGTGATTGATTACCGAGAAACCAACATTGGCAAATACATCGAATACAGCATTGCCATTGCTTGCACGCATGGTGCCAATCCTGCACCGCGCCTGCTGCCCGCGATACTCATGAAAACATTCGGCACAGGACAATATGTCTTTGACCTGCCCGTCAGCACTGAGATTTCAGTCAAAGGCGGTAAAGGCATTTGGGGCATGCCCAAACACCAAGCGAATCTGGACTTTTTAATCGGTGATGATTGGGTCAGCAGTCAATATGATTTAGATGGACAACTGGCGATGCGCATTGATGTCGCCACCCCCAAAAAGGCATGGTTGCCTGTGAACACGGGAGCGGTCAATTACTGTGGTTTTCGCGGCATGTTGATGGCATCGTATATTTACTTCAAAGGAAAAATGGGTTTCAAAATGGGGAAAAATGCGGCGCGCCTTGTCATCGGTGATCACCCGCGATTGGCCGCTCTTAAAAATTTAGACATCAGTGAAGATGCTTTATTCGCAGGTTTTTTCCCTGAAACGGCAGGCGTGCTCGACGACCATTTTGAATGTTGGTTTTTGTCAGCAGATGCCCCACCCAGTACAGCCATGCAAGGCTTTGAAAGCGTGATCGACCTTGAACAAAAACAAGACTGGTTGGAGCCACCGCACCGGTCATAA
- a CDS encoding SPFH domain-containing protein has translation MELLTFPLILLALAVIFVLQAVKVVPQQNAWVLERFGKYNRTLLPGLNIVIPFMDRVAYKHSLKEIPMDVPSQVCITKDNTQLQVDGVIYFQVTDPMKASYGSSNFIFAITQLAQTSLRSVIGKLELDKTFEERDVINTQVVNALDEAATNWGVKVLRYEIKDLVPPAEILRSMQAQITAEREKRALIAASEGRKQEQINIATGEREAFIQRSEGEKQAAINKAQGEAAAILAVAEANASALRQIGEATQSNGGVTAMNLKVAEQYVKAFENMASKNNTLIVPANMGDISTLISSAMKIVDVSKSNKP, from the coding sequence ATGGAACTTTTGACTTTCCCTCTGATTTTACTTGCACTCGCCGTTATTTTTGTCCTTCAAGCCGTCAAAGTCGTGCCACAACAAAATGCATGGGTGCTGGAACGTTTCGGTAAATACAACCGCACATTGCTGCCTGGTTTAAACATTGTCATTCCTTTCATGGACCGCGTCGCTTACAAACACTCGCTCAAAGAAATCCCAATGGATGTGCCCAGCCAAGTGTGCATCACCAAAGACAACACACAATTGCAAGTGGATGGTGTGATTTACTTCCAAGTCACCGACCCAATGAAAGCCTCTTATGGCTCATCCAACTTCATTTTTGCCATCACCCAACTCGCTCAAACCAGCTTGCGCAGTGTGATTGGCAAACTGGAATTGGACAAAACATTTGAGGAACGCGATGTCATCAACACCCAAGTGGTCAACGCATTGGATGAAGCCGCGACCAACTGGGGGGTGAAAGTACTGCGTTATGAAATCAAAGATTTGGTGCCACCAGCTGAAATCCTGCGCTCAATGCAAGCCCAAATCACCGCTGAACGTGAAAAACGTGCTTTAATTGCAGCCTCTGAAGGTCGCAAACAAGAGCAAATCAACATTGCGACAGGCGAACGAGAGGCTTTCATTCAACGCTCTGAAGGTGAAAAACAAGCCGCCATCAACAAAGCCCAAGGTGAAGCAGCCGCTATTCTCGCGGTTGCTGAAGCCAACGCATCAGCTCTACGTCAAATCGGTGAAGCCACTCAATCGAATGGCGGCGTCACCGCGATGAATTTAAAAGTTGCGGAACAATACGTAAAAGCTTTTGAAAACATGGCCAGTAAAAACAACACGTTGATTGTGCCTGCCAACATGGGCGACATATCGACCCTCATCAGCAGCGCCATGAAAATCGTTGACGTCAGCAAATCGAATAAACCATAA
- a CDS encoding anthrone oxygenase family protein: MKSIWMVINNAYVFFGCTLYAGVLWALRFFWYPTWEVYTASNYYDHFIPPTTAATHFFTIVVPLMFMCHLIMIRSEWRTSMRWLSVAAMLCLVVSTVVGQMYIIPINRILATHIADNNEVSRLLREWMSLNDIRFIFMTLAWLLMMYYFGSKAYSWDTHHEH; this comes from the coding sequence ATGAAATCCATTTGGATGGTCATCAACAACGCCTATGTTTTCTTTGGTTGTACGTTGTATGCCGGTGTGCTGTGGGCATTGCGATTTTTTTGGTACCCGACATGGGAGGTGTACACAGCCAGCAACTACTACGACCACTTCATCCCGCCGACAACCGCAGCCACTCATTTTTTCACCATTGTGGTGCCCCTGATGTTCATGTGTCACCTCATCATGATTCGATCTGAGTGGCGCACATCCATGCGTTGGCTGTCCGTGGCCGCCATGCTGTGTTTGGTGGTTTCAACAGTTGTGGGGCAAATGTACATCATTCCAATCAATCGCATTCTGGCAACACACATTGCCGACAACAACGAAGTGTCACGTTTGCTCAGAGAATGGATGTCTCTCAATGACATTCGGTTCATTTTCATGACATTGGCGTGGTTGTTGATGATGTATTACTTTGGCTCAAAAGCCTATTCTTGGGACACACATCATGAACATTGA
- a CDS encoding patatin produces MNIDLRRIVFAIAALTFISGLIQMLAPSFVLSMVGGTINPTSSHLFAIIGMFMLFFGGLMVHGVCIHSHTVVFWAGLQKFGAAIAVYIGVQNDLFSWLALLIAAFDLCSALLYWYYMSKIRYWKESP; encoded by the coding sequence ATGAACATTGACCTCAGACGCATCGTTTTCGCGATTGCAGCATTGACCTTCATTAGCGGTTTGATTCAAATGCTCGCCCCCTCTTTTGTACTGAGTATGGTGGGCGGCACCATCAACCCGACTTCAAGTCACCTATTTGCCATCATTGGCATGTTCATGCTGTTTTTTGGCGGCTTGATGGTGCATGGTGTGTGCATTCACTCACATACAGTCGTTTTTTGGGCGGGTTTGCAAAAATTCGGTGCTGCCATTGCCGTGTACATTGGTGTTCAAAACGATTTGTTCTCTTGGTTGGCCTTGCTGATTGCCGCATTTGATTTGTGCTCTGCACTGCTGTACTGGTATTACATGAGCAAAATACGTTATTGGAAGGAATCGCCATGA
- a CDS encoding sulfite exporter TauE/SafE family protein — protein sequence MNPPDLFTLFLLILTGFIAGVCNAVAGGGTFFTLPIFLAAGLPPVLANASNAVAVWPGHILASIGYRNILLKERKTLIRACVIGLFGALIGAYALMAIGNARFRVLIPVLIFIATALFASGARIHHFFNAHQATPSRSFSLDQPNVWGVLIQLALAIYGGFFSAGLGVMLMAMLMLFGVHDMQRNNAYKNAIASVISTIAVVTFISMGLVAWSYTLPAFIAGVIGGVVGTRMAQRLPAVLMKRIVILTGMALSLYYAWTIYLN from the coding sequence ATGAACCCTCCTGATCTTTTTACCCTCTTTTTACTCATCCTCACTGGATTCATCGCGGGTGTGTGCAATGCCGTCGCTGGCGGTGGTACATTTTTCACTTTACCGATTTTTTTGGCAGCGGGCTTGCCGCCTGTGCTGGCGAACGCTTCAAACGCCGTTGCAGTCTGGCCGGGGCACATTTTGGCGAGCATTGGCTATCGAAACATTTTGCTGAAAGAGCGAAAAACCTTAATCAGAGCGTGCGTCATTGGCCTCTTCGGCGCGCTGATTGGCGCGTATGCATTGATGGCGATTGGTAATGCCCGATTTCGCGTGCTGATTCCAGTCTTGATTTTTATTGCCACCGCTTTATTTGCGAGCGGCGCACGCATCCATCATTTTTTCAATGCCCATCAAGCCACGCCCTCACGCAGTTTCAGCTTGGATCAGCCCAATGTATGGGGCGTTCTGATTCAACTGGCTTTGGCGATTTACGGTGGGTTTTTTAGCGCAGGCCTTGGGGTGATGTTGATGGCGATGCTGATGTTGTTTGGCGTGCACGACATGCAGCGTAATAATGCGTACAAAAACGCAATCGCCAGTGTCATTTCCACAATTGCTGTGGTGACATTCATCAGCATGGGGCTGGTGGCTTGGTCGTATACACTGCCAGCATTTATTGCGGGTGTGATCGGCGGTGTCGTCGGCACGCGCATGGCTCAACGACTGCCCGCAGTGTTGATGAAACGCATCGTGATTCTGACAGGCATGGCCTTGTCGTTGTACTATGCTTGGACGATTTACCTCAATTGA